The following proteins are encoded in a genomic region of Dokdonia donghaensis DSW-1:
- a CDS encoding thiol-disulfide oxidoreductase DCC family protein, translating into MKSPATKSLIIFDGECNLCNGVVGWLLKFAPEDLFEFVAYQSPRGQHILRDNNRPTDSLDTVILIDNNVLHTHSDGFLKIVSKIPKWQRVAALLAFIPRMLRDFVYRTASRNRVRWFGTSSSCTINFK; encoded by the coding sequence ATGAAGAGTCCAGCTACTAAGAGCCTTATAATTTTTGACGGAGAGTGTAACCTTTGCAATGGCGTTGTAGGGTGGTTATTAAAATTTGCTCCAGAAGACCTCTTTGAATTTGTAGCTTATCAATCTCCCAGAGGTCAACATATTTTGAGAGATAACAACAGACCTACAGATAGTTTAGATACGGTAATTCTTATAGATAATAATGTTTTGCACACACACTCTGATGGATTTTTAAAGATTGTATCAAAAATACCAAAGTGGCAGCGTGTTGCCGCCTTACTAGCTTTTATACCTAGAATGCTTAGAGACTTTGTATACCGTACGGCTTCTCGCAATAGGGTACGATGGTTTGGTACATCTTCCTCTTGTACTATTAATTTTAAATAA
- a CDS encoding tetratricopeptide repeat protein → MSLFSIITSFSKEESDLFIQYIRSRNKRKDTKNIDLYMLLRKGVPVNDIITTLYGSSNRNAYHALSKRLQDSLIDFIATRSFETETSEDMTIFKWILTARILYEQDQIDPAHKLLKKAIKKAKQLDLYTALVEAYHTQIQYSHLHPEQDLPELVAAAQQCHKLFLQQERLNMAYAHIKRTVQFNTALLQQGVQETIEQILADFKIDIQKDLTYKSLYQLLEIINTAAHLDHNFSKALPFITKVYKLIEQKDHVAAKHRFYHIQVLYFMANAHFRVRDFTQAQSYLKLMDEQIGADRRKWESRFRESYLLIHSFVMNYSGSYTTAITSLEEYIKNTKGKSHPDTRLALVVFLTQQGLYKEALGQLNKLKHSDQWYETQLGKDWLIKRDLLTLIIYYELEYVDLAHATLRSFKRKHKSIIRSETRLHSFIAVYTAMHNNPLVIDEDRFRESVKNNFTTSTLKEEDIFMVSFFAWIKSKLDNTPLYDTTLHLL, encoded by the coding sequence ATGTCATTATTTTCTATTATTACTAGTTTTTCTAAAGAAGAAAGTGATCTTTTTATACAATACATACGCTCCAGAAATAAAAGAAAGGACACAAAAAACATAGATCTCTATATGCTCTTGCGTAAAGGAGTACCTGTAAATGATATCATCACCACATTATATGGCTCGTCAAACAGAAATGCCTATCACGCATTATCAAAGCGACTGCAAGACTCACTCATAGATTTTATTGCTACACGCAGTTTTGAGACAGAAACCTCAGAAGATATGACCATCTTTAAGTGGATACTTACAGCACGTATACTTTATGAGCAAGACCAGATTGACCCTGCCCATAAACTACTCAAAAAAGCTATTAAAAAAGCAAAACAACTAGACCTCTACACAGCACTAGTCGAGGCATATCATACACAAATACAATACAGCCACCTTCACCCTGAGCAAGATCTACCTGAGCTTGTGGCAGCGGCACAGCAGTGTCACAAGCTCTTTTTACAGCAAGAAAGGCTCAATATGGCATATGCTCACATTAAGAGAACCGTCCAGTTTAACACAGCCCTATTACAACAAGGCGTACAAGAAACTATAGAACAAATTCTAGCAGATTTTAAAATAGACATACAAAAAGATCTTACCTATAAGTCCCTCTACCAACTCCTTGAGATTATTAATACAGCAGCACATCTAGATCATAACTTTAGCAAAGCATTACCGTTTATAACAAAGGTTTATAAACTTATAGAGCAGAAGGATCACGTTGCTGCAAAGCATCGTTTTTACCATATACAGGTCCTCTATTTTATGGCAAATGCACATTTTAGAGTGCGTGATTTTACACAGGCTCAGTCATATCTCAAGCTTATGGACGAGCAAATAGGTGCAGATAGAAGAAAATGGGAATCCCGCTTTCGCGAAAGCTACCTACTCATACACAGTTTTGTTATGAATTATAGTGGCAGTTATACAACCGCCATCACCTCTTTAGAAGAATACATAAAAAATACTAAAGGAAAATCCCACCCAGATACCAGACTAGCGCTTGTTGTTTTTCTCACCCAGCAAGGTTTATATAAAGAAGCCTTAGGCCAGCTTAATAAATTAAAACACTCAGACCAATGGTATGAGACGCAATTAGGTAAAGACTGGTTAATAAAAAGAGATCTTCTCACCCTTATTATTTATTATGAACTAGAGTATGTAGATCTGGCGCACGCTACTTTGAGAAGTTTTAAGCGCAAGCATAAATCTATTATTCGCTCTGAGACGAGGTTACATTCTTTTATTGCAGTTTACACGGCTATGCATAACAATCCTCTCGTGATAGATGAAGACCGCTTTCGCGAAAGCGTAAAAAATAACTTTACCACCTCCACCCTTAAAGAAGAAGACATCTTTATGGTGAGCTTTTTTGCTTGGATAAAATCTAAGCTTGACAATACACCACTTTATGACACTACCCTTCACTTGTTATGA
- a CDS encoding zinc-dependent metalloprotease produces the protein MNRKLSYVIATLLAITIASCGASQSKVASKASASKSTKKDKKDAIKPYGKVITKEAKTDEGLFTVHKLDGKYFYEIPDTLMGREMLMVTRIAKTATGLGFGGGKQNTSVLRWEVKDKKVLLRVVSHQIYAADSLPISEAVKNSNFEPVLYAFDVKAYKKDSVSGNKNIVIDASPLFETDVKPLGLPQRRRKSLKVSKLDAKRSYIDTIRSYPQNIEVRTVKTYSGSALPSNNATGTLSLMMSNSMILLPEVPMQRRMFDERVGWFGRGQTDYGLDLQKSKTIRYLDRWRLEVKDEDMAAFKRGELVEPKKQIVYYIDRATPKKWVPYIKQGIEDWQVAFEAAGFKNAIIAADPPSVEEDPDWSPEDVRYSVVRYLASPIPNANGPHVSDPRSGEILESDINWYHNVMTLLHNWYFVQTAAINPEARSNEFKDEIMGRLIRFVSSHEVGHTLGLPHNMGSSVAYAVDDLRDPEFTKKYGTAPSIMDYARFNYIAQPGDGDVALMPNIGIYDKYAIKWGYRPILEAKSAEDEKKTLDSWILEHAGDPMYRFGRQQRGVIDPSSQTEDLGDDAMKASAYGIANLKRIVPNLITWTAEEGQNYDELDKMYGQVLSQYNRYMGHVAANVGGVYEMYKTYDQDGAVYTHVPKQKQKEALTFLQENLFETPEWLLDTNIFDKIENAGSVERIRRFQTRTLNNLLDFGRMGRMLENETLNGNSAYTFMDMMEDTREGLFSELKTRSTIDIYRRNLQRAYVERLEYLMTREQGASSRFSTRTSIDVSQSDIRAVVRAELKGLKRDLQNSRLRDRMSRIHTEDLVERINLILDPK, from the coding sequence ATGAATAGAAAATTATCCTACGTAATTGCTACACTACTAGCTATTACAATTGCAAGTTGTGGCGCATCACAATCTAAAGTTGCCAGTAAGGCAAGTGCCTCGAAATCTACAAAAAAAGACAAGAAAGACGCCATAAAACCTTATGGCAAAGTAATCACAAAAGAAGCAAAAACAGACGAAGGTCTCTTTACCGTACATAAACTAGACGGCAAGTACTTTTATGAGATTCCAGACACATTGATGGGGCGCGAGATGCTTATGGTCACTCGTATTGCAAAGACTGCCACAGGACTTGGTTTTGGGGGAGGAAAACAAAATACCTCTGTACTACGCTGGGAAGTAAAAGATAAAAAGGTATTACTACGTGTGGTGTCACATCAAATTTATGCCGCAGACTCACTTCCTATCTCTGAGGCTGTAAAGAACAGTAATTTTGAGCCGGTACTGTACGCTTTTGATGTAAAGGCATATAAGAAGGATTCTGTTTCTGGCAATAAGAATATTGTGATAGACGCGAGCCCTTTATTTGAAACAGATGTTAAGCCGCTAGGTTTACCACAGAGACGTCGTAAAAGTCTTAAGGTGTCTAAGTTAGATGCAAAGCGTTCTTACATAGATACAATACGAAGTTACCCGCAAAACATAGAAGTACGTACCGTAAAAACATACAGCGGTAGCGCATTACCGTCTAATAATGCTACGGGTACACTCTCACTTATGATGAGTAACTCTATGATTTTATTACCAGAAGTACCTATGCAACGCCGTATGTTTGATGAGCGTGTAGGGTGGTTTGGCCGCGGGCAAACAGATTACGGTCTAGATTTACAAAAAAGTAAAACCATACGTTACTTAGATAGGTGGAGACTAGAGGTTAAGGACGAAGATATGGCAGCCTTTAAAAGAGGTGAGCTTGTTGAGCCTAAAAAGCAAATCGTTTATTATATAGATAGAGCAACCCCAAAAAAATGGGTGCCATATATCAAACAAGGTATAGAAGACTGGCAAGTAGCTTTTGAAGCTGCTGGATTTAAAAATGCCATAATCGCGGCAGATCCTCCTTCTGTAGAAGAGGATCCAGACTGGAGCCCAGAAGATGTACGTTATAGTGTAGTGCGCTACCTTGCGTCTCCTATTCCTAATGCAAATGGACCTCACGTGAGTGATCCTAGATCTGGAGAAATTTTAGAAAGTGATATAAACTGGTACCATAATGTTATGACCTTATTACATAACTGGTACTTTGTACAGACAGCAGCGATTAATCCAGAAGCAAGATCTAACGAGTTTAAAGATGAGATTATGGGACGATTAATTCGTTTTGTGAGTTCTCACGAGGTAGGTCACACACTAGGTCTTCCTCACAATATGGGAAGTAGTGTCGCATATGCTGTAGACGATTTACGTGATCCTGAGTTTACAAAAAAGTATGGAACAGCACCTTCTATTATGGATTATGCTCGTTTTAACTATATCGCACAACCAGGTGATGGTGATGTAGCCTTGATGCCTAACATAGGTATCTACGACAAGTATGCTATTAAGTGGGGATACCGCCCTATACTTGAGGCAAAAAGTGCAGAAGACGAAAAGAAAACCCTAGACAGCTGGATACTCGAGCACGCTGGAGACCCTATGTACCGTTTTGGGAGACAGCAAAGAGGCGTTATAGACCCTAGCTCTCAAACAGAAGATCTAGGTGACGATGCTATGAAAGCTAGTGCTTATGGTATTGCAAACCTTAAACGTATTGTACCTAACCTTATCACTTGGACTGCAGAAGAGGGCCAAAACTATGATGAGCTAGATAAAATGTATGGACAAGTACTCTCTCAGTATAACCGCTATATGGGGCACGTGGCCGCAAATGTAGGTGGTGTGTATGAGATGTATAAAACCTATGATCAAGATGGGGCTGTATACACACACGTACCAAAGCAGAAACAAAAAGAAGCACTTACCTTCTTACAAGAAAATCTTTTTGAGACACCAGAGTGGTTACTAGACACAAACATTTTTGATAAAATAGAAAATGCAGGTAGTGTAGAACGTATAAGACGTTTCCAGACTAGAACGCTTAACAACCTTCTAGATTTTGGAAGAATGGGACGTATGCTAGAGAACGAAACTCTTAATGGCAACAGTGCATATACCTTTATGGATATGATGGAAGATACTCGCGAGGGCCTCTTTAGTGAGTTAAAGACAAGGAGTACCATAGATATTTATCGTCGTAACCTACAGCGTGCATATGTAGAGCGTCTGGAATATTTAATGACTAGAGAGCAAGGAGCCTCTAGCCGTTTTAGCACTAGAACTTCTATTGATGTAAGCCAGAGTGACATTAGAGCCGTAGTGCGTGCAGAGCTTAAAGGTCTTAAACGCGATTTACAAAATAGTAGACTACGTGATCGTATGAGTCGCATTCACACAGAAGATCTTGTAGAGCGCATCAATTTAATACTTGACCCTAAATAA
- a CDS encoding transglutaminase domain-containing protein translates to MYKLTLFIFFIFTTVTSAQRSDFAHIDFTTADYKASLLEGEELYNLPLLSHKLTSTLTTDVEKFRAIYYWVTHNIKGNDALTRKSKKMYLDKSYSDAKRSLFKQEVLTTLVNDKETLCTGYAYLIKKLALLSGITCEVINGYDPTSTFKSNGKLIANHAWNSVRLDGKWYVCDATWSSGYTDVKSQLFIFDFDPSYFLMEPEEFLKKHHATNEQWNGLLVMQ, encoded by the coding sequence ATGTACAAGCTTACGCTCTTTATATTCTTCATCTTCACAACAGTGACAAGTGCACAGCGCTCAGACTTTGCACACATTGACTTTACAACTGCCGATTATAAGGCATCACTTCTTGAAGGTGAAGAATTATACAATCTCCCACTATTAAGCCACAAACTCACCTCAACGCTTACCACAGATGTTGAAAAATTTAGAGCAATTTATTACTGGGTTACTCATAATATAAAAGGTAATGATGCACTTACACGCAAGAGCAAGAAGATGTATCTAGATAAAAGTTACTCAGATGCCAAGCGTTCTTTATTTAAGCAAGAAGTTCTTACAACATTAGTTAATGATAAGGAAACCCTGTGTACGGGGTATGCCTATCTAATTAAAAAGCTTGCCCTATTATCTGGAATTACTTGTGAGGTCATAAATGGGTATGACCCTACAAGTACATTTAAATCAAATGGGAAACTTATTGCAAATCACGCGTGGAATAGCGTACGACTTGACGGGAAATGGTATGTATGCGATGCTACCTGGTCTAGCGGATATACTGATGTTAAAAGCCAGCTTTTTATTTTTGACTTTGACCCTAGCTACTTTTTAATGGAACCAGAGGAGTTTTTAAAAAAGCACCACGCTACTAATGAACAATGGAACGGCTTACTTGTAATGCAATAA
- a CDS encoding serine hydrolase domain-containing protein: MKYIPYLIALCFITLSCNSTQEVNYTQDTDKQLQFFLDDTFTDTKQDVTGVSLSVIAPFAEIDFSGAAGYDSIDKDALLKANQPFRIASVTKVFVAVAILRLYEQGEVSLEDAISKYISEEHIALLKKGGYDPDKITIRHCLGHTSGLYDYAEGGPEYIEAASKTPNKIWSRTEQIQFAIDNGSPYAAPGEENNYSDTGYILLGEIIERTTKLDLAAALRSLLKFDELGMTSTYLQSLEEPTQELPQEVHRYVGSLDATKWHNSVDLYGGGGLVSTTRDLSVFLQAVFNNRVFENKNTLDTMLLLDGRYKEGNIPKQRLGFDSYYSKKLDVETYLHSGFWGTLFVYIPSFNASIAINNTQDGDVDGDVLTNVIYYLQWLDKQPSGKM, encoded by the coding sequence ATGAAATATATCCCATACCTAATTGCACTTTGTTTTATAACCCTAAGCTGTAACAGTACACAAGAGGTAAACTATACTCAAGATACTGATAAGCAGCTGCAATTTTTTCTAGATGACACTTTTACTGATACAAAGCAAGATGTAACTGGTGTCTCTTTATCTGTAATTGCACCTTTTGCCGAAATAGATTTTTCTGGAGCGGCTGGATATGATAGTATAGATAAGGACGCGTTATTAAAAGCAAACCAGCCTTTTAGAATAGCGAGTGTGACTAAGGTATTTGTAGCCGTGGCTATATTACGTCTGTATGAGCAAGGAGAAGTATCGCTAGAAGATGCTATCTCAAAATACATCTCTGAGGAGCATATCGCATTACTTAAAAAGGGCGGTTATGACCCAGATAAAATAACTATACGCCACTGTCTAGGTCATACAAGTGGTTTATATGATTATGCAGAGGGAGGGCCAGAATATATAGAAGCCGCCTCAAAAACTCCAAACAAAATATGGAGCCGTACAGAGCAAATACAATTTGCAATAGATAATGGGAGTCCTTATGCTGCTCCTGGAGAAGAAAATAATTACAGTGATACAGGTTATATCCTACTTGGCGAAATCATAGAGCGCACAACTAAGCTTGATCTTGCGGCTGCACTTAGGTCATTACTTAAGTTTGACGAGCTAGGTATGACTTCTACCTATTTACAAAGTCTAGAAGAACCTACGCAAGAGTTACCACAAGAAGTGCATCGCTATGTAGGTAGTCTTGATGCTACAAAGTGGCATAACTCTGTAGATTTATATGGAGGTGGTGGTCTGGTTTCTACTACAAGAGATTTAAGTGTATTTCTTCAAGCGGTTTTTAATAATCGTGTTTTTGAAAATAAAAATACCTTAGACACAATGCTATTACTAGATGGCAGGTATAAGGAAGGAAATATCCCTAAGCAGCGTCTAGGTTTTGATAGCTATTACAGTAAAAAACTAGACGTAGAGACCTATTTGCATTCTGGTTTTTGGGGAACGCTGTTTGTTTATATCCCCAGTTTTAATGCTAGTATAGCAATAAATAATACACAAGATGGTGATGTAGATGGTGATGTGTTAACAAACGTAATTTATTACCTGCAGTGGTTAGATAAACAACCCAGTGGTAAAATGTAA
- the yiaA gene encoding inner membrane protein YiaA: MENQFETPVTEKKVKEKPSFSNKPTGAFISASWSALFVGMISFCVGLWNADMYLNEKGYYFTILLFGLFAVVSVQKSVRDRLEGVPVTDIYYGISWFVTIISILLLVVGLWNADLELSEKGFYGMSFTLSLFAAIAVQKNTRDVKFLDNQEDK; this comes from the coding sequence ATGGAAAATCAATTTGAAACACCAGTAACTGAGAAGAAAGTAAAAGAAAAACCTTCATTTTCAAATAAGCCTACGGGCGCTTTTATAAGTGCATCGTGGAGTGCTTTATTTGTTGGGATGATATCGTTCTGTGTAGGTTTATGGAACGCAGATATGTATCTCAATGAAAAAGGATATTATTTTACAATTTTACTCTTTGGTCTTTTTGCAGTAGTCTCTGTGCAAAAAAGTGTACGCGATAGGCTAGAGGGAGTACCTGTTACAGACATTTATTATGGCATAAGTTGGTTTGTGACCATTATTTCAATCTTATTACTCGTAGTAGGTTTATGGAACGCAGATCTAGAGTTAAGTGAAAAAGGTTTTTACGGGATGTCATTTACGTTAAGTCTCTTTGCTGCTATTGCAGTTCAAAAAAACACAAGAGATGTAAAATTTTTAGATAATCAAGAAGATAAGTAA
- a CDS encoding helix-turn-helix domain-containing protein, with amino-acid sequence MIFEPHIAEVKKHIDHYWIVKDAALLSMGSPTMYAYPGITPDMIIVLDGHYTMSYMGKTYTSNRSKLYSFIHKEVVVDLSHLKSCIIIKFKSRGLSSLKPFLDLKTEAIMKDSVAFADDVFGMDVELLKIHLLTLSPSEIASELDQWFAERYKNEREGFVVAMAQEVSASCDIQTIIKATNYSYSTLERHFKRDTGLTPKKFQSLQRYKKAIRELYVTRNSDWQHYVVKYGYYDQSHFIKEIKRYTNHTPSQLLKTPSFIEVRPNYF; translated from the coding sequence ATGATTTTTGAGCCACATATAGCAGAGGTAAAAAAGCACATAGACCATTATTGGATTGTAAAAGATGCTGCGCTCTTGTCTATGGGAAGCCCCACAATGTATGCATACCCTGGCATTACTCCAGATATGATTATTGTGCTAGATGGTCATTACACAATGAGCTATATGGGTAAAACCTATACATCTAATAGAAGCAAGCTGTATAGCTTTATTCATAAGGAAGTGGTTGTAGATCTCTCGCATCTTAAAAGTTGTATCATCATAAAATTTAAAAGCAGGGGACTGTCTTCGCTCAAACCATTTTTAGATCTCAAGACAGAAGCCATTATGAAAGACAGCGTCGCCTTTGCAGATGATGTTTTTGGGATGGATGTCGAGCTACTTAAGATTCATCTACTCACATTGTCACCTTCAGAAATTGCAAGCGAATTAGATCAATGGTTTGCAGAGAGGTATAAAAACGAGCGAGAAGGTTTTGTAGTAGCAATGGCACAAGAAGTGAGTGCTAGTTGTGATATACAAACTATTATAAAGGCTACAAATTACTCATATTCTACACTAGAGCGTCACTTCAAGAGAGATACAGGTCTCACTCCAAAAAAGTTTCAATCACTCCAGCGATATAAAAAAGCCATACGAGAGTTATATGTCACTCGCAATAGCGACTGGCAGCATTATGTAGTAAAGTATGGATATTACGATCAGAGTCATTTTATTAAAGAGATAAAAAGATATACAAATCATACACCGTCGCAACTCTTAAAGACACCATCTTTTATAGAAGTAAGACCTAACTATTTTTGA
- a CDS encoding carboxypeptidase-like regulatory domain-containing protein, with the protein MKTKHITTKKKVTSAVATICMMLAFVLTSQTAQAQAVERTVSGVVKTHNSVVPGAAIVLKGTNIGVMADDDGAFTFPQPLKDNDVLIVSSMAFEDMEVKIERGTTYIEPFLEGTAIVIVGALRTAPAQKKAIPKSM; encoded by the coding sequence ATGAAAACAAAACACATCACAACAAAGAAGAAGGTAACAAGCGCCGTAGCGACTATCTGTATGATGCTAGCCTTCGTGCTTACCTCTCAAACAGCACAGGCACAAGCTGTAGAGCGCACGGTATCTGGCGTAGTAAAAACGCATAATAGCGTTGTACCGGGAGCGGCGATCGTTCTCAAAGGAACAAATATAGGTGTTATGGCAGATGACGATGGTGCTTTTACCTTTCCGCAACCGCTTAAGGATAATGATGTTCTTATCGTAAGCTCAATGGCTTTTGAAGATATGGAGGTAAAAATTGAACGTGGCACTACCTACATCGAACCATTTTTAGAAGGTACAGCCATTGTTATAGTAGGAGCTTTGAGAACTGCACCTGCCCAAAAGAAAGCTATACCTAAATCTATGTAA